A DNA window from Iodobacter ciconiae contains the following coding sequences:
- a CDS encoding DUF485 domain-containing protein, with translation MSETIIERIQHNSKFAELVQKKTSLSWLLSSVMLLIYYGFILVIAFSPKTLGIPLSAGSITTIGIPIGILVILSAFVLTGIYVRRATEFDQLTREIIEETKQ, from the coding sequence ATGAGTGAAACGATCATCGAGCGTATTCAGCACAACTCTAAATTTGCTGAGTTAGTCCAGAAAAAAACCAGCCTCTCCTGGCTTTTATCATCAGTAATGCTGCTCATTTACTACGGTTTTATTCTAGTCATCGCATTTTCCCCCAAAACATTGGGGATCCCGCTCTCTGCAGGCAGCATCACCACCATCGGTATTCCGATTGGTATCCTGGTGATTTTATCCGCCTTTGTGCTTACCGGCATTTATGTACGCCGCGCCACTGAATTTGATCAGTTGACCCGTGAAATTATCGAGGAAACAAAGCAATGA
- a CDS encoding LysR family transcriptional regulator — protein MEIYQLRTFIAVAQQGHLTQAAELLHLSQPAVTAQIKALEEEFGLPLFERFPGGVQLTEAGKLLQPDAEQILALARGMQNRAKALAGEPKGKVKIGTIGVPARLRLGSWLAHLRDRYPLISAQTTHGISVSVLNDVRKKVLDGGFYLGRNPYQNVTTLQLSEIGFCVALPPGMAGELVNADWKTLGKAPWLGLSQFTSLAEITLELWRSQNIAPKIVGEFDEEATLVELVKAGMGVAILAERTAKRFAADGSIALWRGGEIAVRVPLQFIYSADREQDPLIGMLKGSLKIEWDLL, from the coding sequence ATGGAAATTTACCAGCTTCGCACTTTTATTGCCGTTGCACAGCAGGGGCATCTAACTCAGGCCGCAGAATTACTCCATCTTTCCCAGCCTGCCGTAACGGCGCAGATTAAGGCTTTGGAAGAGGAGTTCGGCCTCCCTTTATTCGAGCGTTTCCCCGGTGGCGTGCAGCTCACCGAGGCGGGAAAGTTGTTGCAGCCGGATGCCGAGCAGATTTTGGCACTGGCGCGTGGTATGCAGAACCGGGCAAAAGCATTGGCAGGAGAGCCTAAGGGAAAGGTCAAAATTGGTACGATTGGTGTACCGGCAAGGCTGCGTTTAGGCTCTTGGCTGGCCCATTTACGGGATAGGTATCCGCTGATTTCAGCTCAAACCACGCATGGTATTTCGGTGAGCGTGCTCAATGATGTACGGAAAAAAGTACTGGATGGTGGTTTTTATCTGGGCCGCAATCCCTATCAGAATGTCACAACACTGCAGCTGAGCGAGATTGGCTTTTGCGTTGCGCTGCCTCCTGGCATGGCAGGTGAGCTGGTCAATGCAGATTGGAAAACGCTGGGTAAAGCTCCGTGGCTGGGTTTGTCTCAATTTACCAGCCTTGCAGAAATCACTTTGGAGCTGTGGCGCAGCCAGAATATTGCGCCAAAGATTGTGGGTGAATTTGATGAAGAAGCAACCTTGGTAGAGCTGGTTAAAGCGGGAATGGGGGTGGCGATTCTGGCTGAGCGCACAGCAAAACGCTTTGCTGCCGATGGCTCGATTGCCTTATGGCGGGGCGGGGAGATTGCAGTGCGGGTGCCTTTGCAGTTTATCTATTCGGCAGACAGAGAGCAGGACCCGTTAATTGGTATGCTGAAGGGTTCACTTAAAATAGAGTGGGATCTGCTTTGA
- the rpmG gene encoding 50S ribosomal protein L33 — protein sequence MREKIKLESSAGTGHFYTTTKNKRTMPTKLEIKKFDPVVRKHVIYKETKLK from the coding sequence ATGCGTGAAAAAATCAAGCTGGAATCCAGCGCAGGTACTGGTCACTTTTACACAACGACCAAGAACAAGCGCACAATGCCAACTAAGCTAGAAATCAAGAAGTTTGATCCCGTGGTTCGTAAACACGTGATCTACAAGGAAACCAAGCTGAAGTAA
- the rpmB gene encoding 50S ribosomal protein L28: MARVCEVTGKRPVTGNNVSHANNKTKRRFLPNLHSRRFWVESENRFVRLRVSNAALRTIDKLGIEVVLADLRARGEV; the protein is encoded by the coding sequence ATGGCACGAGTATGTGAAGTCACCGGCAAGCGTCCAGTGACAGGGAACAACGTTTCCCACGCCAATAACAAGACTAAGCGTCGTTTTCTTCCAAATCTGCACAGCCGCCGTTTCTGGGTAGAAAGTGAAAACCGCTTCGTTCGTCTGCGTGTATCTAACGCAGCACTCCGTACTATCGATAAACTAGGCATCGAAGTCGTCCTCGCGGATCTCCGCGCTCGTGGCGAAGTTTGA
- a CDS encoding DNA translocase FtsK, producing the protein MGIFRKKNVANVSSRAALPPQIAILLRESWWFILVVLVIYLVLVLSTYSPSDPGWSHSATRPEIHNRGGAVGAWIADILLYLFGFSAWWWVGFCFSAILWGYRRIDHVSDSARPTVLFACIGFILIILASSSFEALRLHSIHAVLPQAPGGILGVTLGSWLYLSFGFSGATLFLIATLCIGISLLTGLSWLHLMENLGTLIELSILKIRDAIQASHDRKIGREAKVQRGEKVTSEKKRFDDKPPVRIEAAHTEMPAIAAKLSKKAQEEQQKAAQVPLFNAEDLPVIASNQGLPPIKLLTPAPPARETISKDTLEFTSRLIEKKLADFNVEVKVIAAYPGPVITRYEIEPAIGVKGSQIVNLMKDLSRALGLVSIRVVETIPDKTYMGLELPNPTRQIIRLSEILSSEPYHAMGSKLTIALGKDITGKPIVTDLGKAPHMLVAGTTGSGKSVGVNAMILSLVYKATADEVRFIMIDPKMLELSVYEGIPHLLAPVVTDMKLAANALNWCVAEMEKRYRLMSTFGVRNLAGFNQKVREAEKAGTPLTNPFTLTPDDPERLEHLPFIVVVVDEFADLIMVAGKKIEELIARLAQKARAAGIHLILATQRPSVDVITGLIKANIPTRLAFQVSSKIDSRTILDQMGAEALLGQGDMLFLPPGSGYPLRVHGAFVDDNEVHQVVENLKQQGEPNYIDGILNGGFEAEAAANGNNSDGNNESDPLYDEAVAFVLKSRRASISSVQRQLRIGYNRAARLIEQMEASGLVSGMETNGNRTVLAPAGE; encoded by the coding sequence ATGGGCATATTTCGTAAAAAAAACGTTGCAAATGTATCCAGCCGCGCCGCCTTACCACCTCAGATTGCCATTCTTTTGCGCGAATCGTGGTGGTTTATTCTGGTCGTTCTGGTCATTTACCTCGTCCTGGTCCTAAGCACCTACAGCCCCAGCGACCCCGGCTGGTCACACAGCGCCACCCGGCCTGAAATTCATAATCGAGGTGGTGCGGTAGGCGCGTGGATTGCCGATATTTTGCTCTATTTATTCGGGTTTTCAGCCTGGTGGTGGGTAGGCTTTTGCTTTTCAGCTATTTTATGGGGCTACCGGCGCATAGATCATGTCAGTGATAGTGCCCGCCCTACCGTGCTCTTTGCCTGCATTGGCTTCATACTGATCATTCTGGCCAGCTCCAGCTTTGAAGCACTGCGATTACACAGTATTCATGCTGTTTTGCCACAGGCTCCCGGCGGAATCCTGGGCGTCACACTGGGTAGCTGGTTGTACTTAAGCTTCGGTTTTTCCGGTGCTACGCTATTTTTAATTGCCACATTATGCATTGGTATTTCTCTGCTAACAGGTTTGTCCTGGCTACATTTAATGGAAAACCTGGGCACCCTGATTGAGCTAAGCATTCTAAAAATACGTGATGCCATCCAGGCATCACACGACCGCAAAATTGGCCGAGAAGCAAAAGTACAGCGCGGCGAGAAGGTGACATCAGAGAAAAAACGTTTTGATGACAAGCCTCCGGTACGCATAGAAGCCGCTCATACCGAAATGCCCGCTATCGCCGCAAAACTCAGCAAAAAAGCACAGGAAGAGCAGCAAAAAGCCGCACAAGTGCCGCTATTTAATGCAGAAGACCTGCCCGTGATTGCCAGCAACCAGGGCTTGCCACCGATCAAGTTACTCACACCCGCACCACCTGCCAGGGAAACCATCAGCAAAGACACACTGGAATTCACATCAAGGCTAATTGAGAAAAAACTGGCTGACTTCAATGTAGAAGTCAAAGTCATCGCCGCCTACCCGGGGCCAGTGATTACCCGTTACGAGATTGAGCCCGCAATCGGTGTAAAGGGCTCCCAGATTGTCAATCTGATGAAGGACTTATCCCGTGCGCTGGGCCTCGTTTCGATTCGCGTCGTCGAAACCATCCCGGACAAAACCTACATGGGGCTGGAGCTGCCCAACCCGACTCGCCAGATCATTCGCCTGTCGGAGATTCTCTCTTCCGAGCCCTATCACGCCATGGGCAGCAAGCTCACCATTGCACTGGGCAAAGATATTACCGGCAAGCCGATTGTCACCGATCTGGGCAAAGCACCGCATATGCTGGTGGCGGGGACGACCGGCTCGGGTAAATCTGTCGGTGTGAATGCCATGATCCTCAGTCTGGTCTACAAAGCCACGGCAGATGAAGTGCGCTTTATTATGATCGACCCGAAAATGCTTGAGCTGTCTGTTTATGAGGGCATCCCGCATTTGCTGGCCCCTGTAGTCACTGATATGAAGCTGGCCGCCAATGCGCTGAACTGGTGTGTGGCCGAAATGGAAAAACGCTACCGCCTGATGAGTACCTTTGGTGTGCGTAATTTGGCAGGTTTCAATCAGAAGGTTCGTGAAGCCGAAAAAGCAGGAACGCCACTCACGAATCCTTTTACGCTGACACCGGACGATCCTGAACGCCTTGAGCACCTGCCGTTTATTGTGGTGGTGGTAGATGAGTTTGCCGATCTGATTATGGTGGCGGGCAAAAAGATTGAAGAGCTGATCGCAAGGCTTGCGCAAAAAGCCCGCGCTGCCGGTATTCATCTGATTCTGGCCACCCAGCGCCCATCAGTGGATGTAATTACTGGCCTGATCAAGGCCAACATCCCGACTAGGCTGGCATTTCAGGTATCCAGCAAGATCGACAGCCGTACCATTTTGGATCAGATGGGCGCAGAGGCCTTACTTGGCCAGGGAGATATGTTGTTCCTGCCACCGGGCAGCGGCTACCCGCTGCGTGTACACGGCGCCTTTGTGGACGACAATGAAGTGCATCAGGTGGTTGAAAACCTCAAGCAGCAGGGTGAGCCCAACTATATCGATGGTATTTTAAATGGAGGCTTTGAAGCCGAAGCAGCAGCAAACGGCAACAATAGCGATGGAAATAACGAAAGCGATCCGCTTTACGACGAAGCCGTTGCCTTTGTGCTCAAAAGCCGCCGGGCCTCGATCTCATCCGTACAGCGCCAGCTACGCATCGGCTACAACCGCGCTGCAAGGCTAATTGAGCAGATGGAAGCCTCTGGCCTGGTCAGCGGTATGGAAACCAACGGCAATCGCACTGTGCTCGCTCCTGCTGGCGAATAA
- a CDS encoding flagellar motor protein, translating into MDKISIFGILLGLTAVVLGQILEGGHVASLMQATAFMIVTGGTLGAVMLQTRQDHFVAGLKMVRWVFFPPQHDFKKQLGVLVNWGQQARRGGLLALEAYVQSEKDPFIKRGLQMVVDGAEPEVIRRALELDIDVFEDRARSAARIWEAAGGYSPTIGIIGAVMGLIHVMENLTDPSKLGAGIAVAFVATIYGVAMANLIFLPISHKLKQHIQTEVRRREMLVEGLVTIANGENPRVLENKLAGFLS; encoded by the coding sequence ATGGATAAAATCAGCATATTTGGTATTTTACTTGGCCTAACTGCAGTTGTACTCGGGCAAATTCTGGAGGGCGGACATGTAGCCTCCCTGATGCAGGCCACGGCATTTATGATTGTCACAGGTGGTACGCTAGGCGCAGTCATGTTGCAAACTAGGCAAGATCACTTTGTGGCTGGCCTGAAAATGGTGCGCTGGGTTTTTTTCCCGCCACAGCACGATTTCAAAAAACAGCTGGGTGTACTGGTTAACTGGGGCCAGCAAGCCCGCCGTGGCGGTTTGCTGGCACTGGAAGCCTATGTTCAAAGCGAAAAAGATCCCTTTATCAAACGCGGGCTGCAAATGGTCGTTGATGGTGCTGAGCCCGAAGTCATTCGCCGCGCCCTGGAGCTGGATATTGATGTATTTGAAGACCGGGCCCGCTCTGCTGCCAGAATTTGGGAAGCCGCAGGGGGCTATTCCCCTACTATCGGCATTATCGGTGCGGTGATGGGCCTGATCCACGTCATGGAAAACCTCACAGATCCTTCCAAGCTGGGAGCGGGGATTGCAGTTGCATTTGTGGCCACTATCTACGGCGTCGCCATGGCTAATCTGATTTTTCTGCCTATTTCACATAAATTAAAGCAACATATCCAAACAGAAGTCAGACGCCGCGAAATGCTGGTAGAAGGCCTGGTCACCATTGCCAACGGCGAAAACCCACGGGTTCTGGAAAACAAACTGGCAGGTTTTTTGTCTTAA
- a CDS encoding RNA polymerase sigma factor FliA — translation MTAPRALSLYRQTQAGSEDDYVTHHASLVKRIAYHMVSRLPASVEVDDLIQVGMMGLMEAAKNFDANAGVLFETFASQRIRGAMLDELRSADWMPRQARKHMRDIETALLKLGHSLGRAPLESEVAHHLQVSLEQYQDMLTEARGHQLVHLDDFEEDEENHHSEHNVADQSHNPLNQLSETHFKQKLIEAIDALPEREKLVMALYYDEELNLKEIGAVLSVTESRVCQLHSQAIARLRARLGDWTG, via the coding sequence ATGACAGCGCCACGCGCACTTTCTCTTTATCGTCAGACCCAGGCCGGCAGCGAAGATGATTACGTCACTCACCATGCCTCGCTGGTCAAGCGGATCGCCTATCACATGGTGAGCCGTCTGCCTGCCAGCGTGGAAGTGGACGACCTGATACAGGTAGGCATGATGGGGCTAATGGAAGCTGCAAAAAACTTTGATGCCAATGCAGGTGTGCTGTTTGAGACTTTTGCCTCACAGCGTATTCGCGGCGCAATGCTGGACGAATTAAGAAGCGCCGACTGGATGCCCCGCCAGGCCAGAAAACATATGCGGGATATTGAAACCGCACTGTTAAAACTTGGCCACAGCCTGGGCAGAGCCCCCCTGGAAAGTGAAGTTGCCCATCACCTTCAGGTCAGCCTTGAGCAATACCAGGACATGCTCACCGAGGCGCGCGGCCATCAGCTGGTGCATTTGGACGATTTCGAAGAAGATGAAGAAAATCATCATAGTGAACATAATGTGGCAGATCAGTCACACAATCCGCTCAATCAGCTCTCTGAAACACACTTCAAACAAAAATTAATAGAAGCTATTGATGCGCTGCCCGAAAGGGAAAAGCTCGTGATGGCACTTTACTACGACGAAGAACTCAATCTTAAAGAAATTGGGGCCGTACTCAGTGTCACCGAATCCCGGGTTTGCCAGCTGCACAGCCAGGCCATCGCCCGGCTGCGGGCGCGCCTGGGTGATTGGACAGGTTGA
- a CDS encoding IS5 family transposase yields the protein MPRLMLSNELWSKLEKILLQHTIYNKPDLRITVEGMFYRMRVGCPWRDLPSAFGEWNSVYKRFNAWSVAGKWLNIFKALLIDPDFEWVFIDGSYAKAHQHSAGAASDQSEAIGKSRAGNTSKIHLAVDAYGLPIAFEITGGEINDCTAAPELIAQLPSAEVIIADKGYDSEYLRGLISAQGARSVIPRKRNSIKGNVDLDRGLYCYRHLVENAFARLKHYRAVAFRYDKLKRNYESVIAMACAFLWLPM from the coding sequence ATGCCCCGATTAATGCTCAGTAACGAGCTTTGGTCGAAGCTAGAAAAGATTCTGCTTCAACACACCATTTACAACAAGCCTGATTTACGAATTACCGTCGAAGGAATGTTTTACCGCATGCGCGTTGGCTGCCCGTGGCGGGATTTACCCAGCGCCTTTGGTGAATGGAATTCAGTCTATAAACGCTTTAATGCTTGGTCTGTAGCTGGGAAATGGCTCAATATTTTCAAAGCCTTACTGATCGACCCCGATTTTGAATGGGTATTCATTGATGGTAGCTATGCCAAGGCGCATCAACACAGCGCCGGGGCGGCCAGCGATCAATCTGAAGCGATTGGCAAAAGCCGTGCAGGGAACACCAGCAAAATTCATTTGGCGGTAGATGCTTATGGTTTGCCGATTGCCTTCGAAATTACCGGAGGCGAGATTAATGATTGTACTGCCGCCCCAGAGCTGATTGCCCAACTGCCTTCAGCCGAAGTGATCATCGCAGATAAGGGGTACGATAGTGAGTACCTTCGAGGACTGATTTCTGCGCAGGGTGCGCGATCAGTGATTCCCAGAAAACGTAATTCAATCAAAGGGAATGTGGATCTAGATCGTGGGCTGTATTGCTATCGACATTTGGTCGAGAATGCTTTTGCGCGATTGAAGCATTACCGCGCAGTGGCATTCCGATATGACAAGTTGAAGCGAAATTATGAAAGTGTCATAGCCATGGCGTGCGCATTTTTATGGCTACCGATGTGA
- a CDS encoding MinD/ParA family ATP-binding protein, translating into MRAIPVASLWSDQAAGLRAMIAPTPCRSISLSGGRGGSGTTTLAINLAAALAERNREVILLDEFTGSGNAAHRMRLEQKHELDHVLRREVTLADTLLATEAGFSILPISAKATVLSSLNERELTWLSAEFEQLTQYAEFLLLDTRPSASHGVPCLSLAADDVMVIVSNSAESLTDAYATIKLLGTEYARRDFRVLVNRVDTITEAGLIFNRLKSVARQYLGDAVQMKLIGYVPEDEKLKRASRLGRTVLDAFPDADSSHAFRQLADVMLRWRKPSHTADSTGFLYRLVESSRLLTEQLQH; encoded by the coding sequence ATGCGAGCCATTCCCGTGGCTAGTCTTTGGTCAGATCAGGCTGCGGGCCTGCGGGCCATGATTGCTCCTACGCCTTGCCGCAGCATTAGCTTAAGCGGGGGGCGCGGCGGCAGCGGCACCACCACGCTGGCAATCAACCTGGCCGCAGCACTGGCCGAACGCAATCGTGAAGTCATCTTATTAGACGAGTTTACCGGCTCAGGCAATGCCGCCCACCGCATGCGGCTGGAACAAAAACACGAGCTGGATCACGTGCTGCGCCGGGAAGTCACACTGGCTGATACCCTGCTTGCTACCGAAGCCGGGTTTTCCATTTTGCCAATCAGTGCTAAAGCTACCGTATTAAGCAGTCTGAACGAGCGGGAGCTAACATGGCTGTCAGCCGAATTTGAACAGCTCACCCAATACGCCGAGTTTTTGCTGCTCGATACCCGCCCATCCGCCAGCCATGGCGTGCCCTGCCTCAGCCTTGCTGCCGATGATGTAATGGTGATTGTGTCCAATAGCGCCGAATCGCTCACCGACGCTTATGCCACCATCAAACTACTCGGCACCGAATACGCAAGGCGGGATTTCCGGGTTTTAGTGAATCGCGTAGATACTATTACTGAGGCCGGATTAATTTTTAATCGCCTCAAAAGCGTAGCCCGGCAGTATTTAGGCGATGCAGTGCAAATGAAGCTGATCGGCTATGTACCTGAAGACGAAAAACTTAAACGCGCGTCCCGCTTGGGCCGCACCGTACTGGATGCTTTTCCGGATGCCGATTCCAGTCATGCTTTTCGCCAGCTGGCTGATGTGATGCTGCGCTGGCGAAAACCATCTCACACCGCAGATAGCACGGGGTTTCTTTACCGCCTGGTAGAATCCAGCCGCCTGCTGACAGAACAACTTCAGCATTAG
- the flhF gene encoding flagellar biosynthesis protein FlhF yields MVVKKFYGATTRDALRQVRDELGPDALILSNRQVSGGGIEIMAVADADVAALTNNVATQPRPAAQQNSRGAQNGARLLQNAQAAAPISKALARSYAIPDDDDEESGTLLHDEPVVLRSNRTAPRQPEPVAAAIPLDSNPEYQQPRPSRPAPRPSAPPPRRPAPERALPTFSFEDDEAPPVQSPADKEAMDGIAREIRLLRGLLESQLAGMAWGELSRHAPEKLEALRQLLSAGFCPALSRQLVEKMPAQMTLDQGMRWVKAALTHNLAAATTDDDLINRGGIYALIGPTGVGKTTTVAKLAARCALLHGPDSVALLTTDSYRIGAHDQLRIYGRIIGVPVHEVKDETDLQFTLADLSEKHLVLIDTVGMGQRDQRISEQLALFDEDNVSTLLLLAANAQTGTLDDVARRYRNTHLAGCILTKLDETMNLGGCLDVAIRHKLRLHFLTNGQRVPEDLHRANVAYLVDRAFRGESQNSAFTLKPDEFPLFMGAQGGTMDSPLDFNINYASHSRG; encoded by the coding sequence ATGGTCGTGAAAAAGTTCTACGGAGCGACTACCCGTGATGCGCTGCGTCAGGTTCGTGATGAACTTGGCCCCGATGCGCTGATCCTGTCCAACCGCCAGGTGTCTGGCGGTGGCATAGAAATCATGGCTGTCGCAGATGCCGATGTAGCAGCACTGACCAATAATGTTGCTACACAGCCGCGTCCTGCAGCGCAGCAAAACAGCCGAGGGGCGCAAAACGGGGCCAGGCTTTTGCAAAATGCACAGGCTGCTGCACCGATCAGTAAGGCTCTGGCCCGCTCCTACGCCATTCCCGATGATGACGACGAAGAGTCTGGCACCCTATTGCATGACGAGCCTGTTGTCCTGCGCAGCAACCGCACAGCACCACGCCAGCCTGAGCCCGTAGCTGCCGCCATCCCTCTCGACAGCAACCCGGAATATCAGCAGCCCAGGCCCAGCCGGCCCGCTCCACGGCCAAGCGCGCCACCACCGCGTCGCCCGGCCCCGGAACGTGCCTTGCCCACATTCAGCTTTGAAGACGATGAAGCACCTCCTGTACAAAGCCCTGCAGATAAAGAAGCAATGGATGGCATTGCCCGGGAAATTCGCCTATTGCGTGGCTTACTGGAAAGCCAGCTGGCAGGCATGGCCTGGGGCGAATTATCACGCCATGCGCCTGAAAAGCTCGAAGCCTTACGCCAGCTTTTATCCGCCGGATTTTGCCCTGCACTTTCACGCCAGCTAGTTGAAAAAATGCCTGCACAAATGACACTGGATCAGGGCATGCGCTGGGTAAAAGCGGCACTTACACACAACCTTGCTGCAGCCACTACAGATGATGATCTGATCAATCGTGGCGGTATTTATGCTCTGATCGGCCCAACCGGAGTAGGAAAAACCACCACGGTTGCCAAGCTGGCTGCACGCTGCGCGCTCCTGCACGGGCCGGACTCGGTAGCTCTGCTCACGACCGACAGCTACCGGATTGGGGCACACGATCAGCTGCGTATTTACGGCCGCATCATCGGTGTGCCGGTACACGAAGTCAAAGACGAAACCGATTTGCAATTTACCCTTGCCGATCTAAGCGAAAAACATCTGGTACTCATCGATACTGTGGGAATGGGGCAGCGCGATCAGCGGATCAGCGAGCAACTGGCCCTATTTGACGAAGATAATGTATCTACCCTGCTGCTGCTTGCAGCAAACGCCCAGACAGGCACGCTGGACGATGTAGCCCGCCGCTATCGCAACACCCATTTAGCGGGCTGCATTCTGACTAAGCTTGATGAAACCATGAATCTAGGCGGCTGCCTTGATGTAGCGATCCGACATAAACTGCGCCTGCACTTTTTAACCAATGGCCAGCGCGTACCAGAAGACCTGCACCGCGCTAATGTAGCTTATCTGGTTGATCGGGCCTTTCGGGGCGAATCACAAAACAGTGCGTTCACCCTGAAGCCCGATGAGTTCCCGCTATTTATGGGCGCGCAAGGTGGCACCATGGATAGCCCGCTTGATTTCAACATAAACTATGCGAGCCATTCCCGTGGCTAG
- the flhA gene encoding flagellar biosynthesis protein FlhA encodes MWRTFNYSKLAGPVLVLMVLGMMVLPLPALVLDFFFTFNIAISIIVLMVALYTRKPLEFSSFPTILLFTTLLRLSLNVASTKLVLTEGHNGADAAGKVIEAFGHVLIGENLTVGVIGFIILTIINFVVITKGAGRIAEVSARFTLDAMPGKQMAIDADLNAGMIGEEDARRRRSEISQEANFFGSMDGASKFVRGDAVAGIMVMVINIIGGLIVGMAQHDLPFAEAGKTYTLLTIGDGLVAQIPSLIISVAAGIVVSRVGDGEDLSEQILGQMFSQPQVMYVTAGVLGILGIIPGMPHTAFLLMASILGGIAWQLDQRNKTSALQTAAAERGAAAGPASAGGAPAAAPLQEVSWNDVQPVDPVGLEVGYRLIPLVDRNQDGELLRRIRGIRKKIAQELGFLVPSVHIRDNLELKPNQYRIQLKGVDVGTGEAFAAQWLAINPGNAMGQLPGTPTQDPTFGLPAVWIDASLRDQAQAFGYTVVDASTVVATHISNILQSHSAELLGREEVQQLLEHFGKEAPKLLEDLVPKIIPVGTLQKVLQNLLEEGMHIRDLRSILETLAEHITRTQNIDDLTAAVRVALGRAIVHQLFPGENELQVVTLEPQLENILLSSVSGNSQGGLEPGLAERVLKQASELSEQLEQQGLSTVLIAPAQLRTMLSRFLRRSIPGLRVIAHTEIPDSKTIRIVGMLGAN; translated from the coding sequence ATGTGGCGTACATTTAATTACAGCAAATTAGCCGGCCCAGTGCTGGTGCTTATGGTGCTCGGCATGATGGTTCTGCCGCTGCCTGCGCTTGTGCTTGATTTCTTTTTTACATTCAATATTGCAATTTCCATCATTGTGCTGATGGTGGCGCTTTACACCCGTAAGCCACTTGAGTTCTCCAGTTTTCCCACTATTTTGCTGTTTACTACCCTGCTAAGGCTGTCTTTAAATGTCGCCTCAACCAAGCTGGTGCTGACCGAAGGCCACAATGGTGCAGATGCAGCAGGCAAGGTAATCGAGGCTTTTGGCCATGTTTTGATTGGCGAAAATTTAACGGTCGGTGTAATCGGCTTTATTATCCTGACCATTATTAACTTTGTGGTGATTACCAAAGGTGCCGGGCGAATTGCCGAGGTGTCTGCCCGCTTTACACTGGACGCCATGCCCGGTAAGCAAATGGCAATTGATGCAGATTTAAACGCTGGCATGATCGGCGAAGAGGACGCCAGACGCCGCCGCTCAGAAATCTCGCAAGAAGCTAATTTTTTTGGCTCCATGGATGGTGCATCCAAATTTGTACGCGGCGATGCGGTGGCCGGAATTATGGTGATGGTGATCAACATCATCGGCGGCCTGATCGTTGGTATGGCGCAGCATGATCTACCCTTTGCCGAAGCAGGTAAAACCTACACTTTGCTGACTATTGGTGATGGTCTTGTAGCACAAATTCCCTCGCTGATTATCTCGGTAGCCGCAGGTATTGTGGTTTCACGCGTAGGAGATGGTGAAGATTTATCCGAGCAGATTTTGGGACAGATGTTTTCCCAGCCGCAGGTTATGTATGTCACAGCGGGTGTTTTAGGCATTTTAGGTATTATCCCCGGCATGCCGCATACAGCCTTTTTACTGATGGCATCAATCCTGGGGGGGATTGCCTGGCAGCTTGATCAGCGCAATAAAACCAGTGCACTACAAACTGCTGCGGCAGAAAGGGGAGCTGCGGCAGGGCCAGCCTCAGCGGGAGGTGCTCCGGCAGCAGCTCCCTTACAGGAGGTCAGCTGGAATGATGTACAGCCAGTTGATCCGGTAGGGCTGGAAGTAGGCTACCGGCTTATTCCTCTGGTCGATCGCAATCAGGATGGTGAGCTGCTCCGGCGTATTCGGGGTATTCGTAAAAAGATCGCACAGGAGCTGGGCTTTTTAGTGCCCTCCGTACATATCCGCGATAATTTGGAGCTCAAACCCAATCAATATCGCATCCAGCTCAAGGGCGTAGATGTGGGCACAGGTGAAGCCTTCGCTGCCCAGTGGCTGGCAATTAATCCGGGTAACGCAATGGGCCAGCTCCCCGGCACGCCTACCCAAGATCCTACATTTGGCCTGCCCGCTGTCTGGATTGATGCCAGTTTACGCGATCAGGCACAAGCTTTTGGCTATACCGTGGTGGATGCTTCTACCGTAGTTGCCACCCATATTTCAAATATTTTGCAAAGCCATTCTGCCGAGCTGTTAGGCCGCGAAGAAGTCCAGCAATTGCTCGAGCATTTTGGCAAAGAAGCGCCCAAGCTTCTGGAGGACCTTGTTCCCAAAATTATTCCTGTTGGCACATTACAAAAAGTATTACAGAACTTACTTGAAGAAGGGATGCATATCCGCGATTTGCGCAGCATTCTGGAAACCCTGGCCGAACATATTACCCGCACACAAAATATCGATGATCTAACGGCTGCCGTACGCGTTGCGCTAGGCCGGGCGATTGTGCATCAGCTCTTCCCGGGCGAAAACGAATTGCAGGTTGTGACGCTTGAGCCACAACTCGAAAATATTTTACTTTCTTCTGTATCGGGAAATTCACAAGGCGGCCTGGAGCCCGGCCTTGCCGAACGGGTACTCAAACAAGCGTCTGAATTGTCCGAGCAACTGGAGCAGCAAGGTCTAAGCACAGTGCTGATTGCCCCTGCCCAGCTTCGCACGATGCTAAGCCGCTTTTTACGCCGCTCGATCCCAGGATTACGGGTCATTGCCCATACCGAAATTCCAGACAGCAAAACGATTCGGATCGTGGGAATGCTGGGAGCAAATTGA